The following DNA comes from Chitinophaga nivalis.
GCTGGAAATATTCCGGCTGCGCTACTTTCGCGGTTTCAGTTTTTGTCTGATCACCTGCAGGAGCAGTCTGTTTACAACTGTATATAGAAAAACCAAGCAAGGCGATTATTCCGGCTATCCTGATTTTACCGGATAAGTTAATAACTATCTCCATGAGCCGCTATTTTTTGTAAAAATAACAAAAGTTACCGGAGGGGTATGTCATTACAGATTTAAATAGTCTGATTACGGATTATTGTAACTGGTGTTCCTGAGGATGTTTAAATGCATTTCCGTTAAACAAGCGCGTGGTTATTGTCTTTTATGCATTTAATTAAAAAGAACGGATAGTTCTCTGTAACTGCTGTGATTTCAAATAAACCAGCGTTACCAAACTCAGTATTGATTGATGCAAGATCATAAAAATACATGTTGACACCATCGAATATTTCATAACGATCTTTGCTCACCCATTTACCCTGCCCATAAGTGGATGCCTCCTTTGAAATAACGGTGAAGACCATATCGCCACCCGGTGCCAACTGATTGTAACAGGCCTGAATTAGCTGCTGTCTTTCCTCCGTGCCTAATAGATGGATCAGCGCATAGCAAAAGATACCTTCATACTGGTTGTTATCAAATGGCATATCCGCTACGGAACCATGATAGATCTGCATGCCTGTTCCATAATGCTTCCGGGCTATTTCAATCGCTGTTTCAGCTATCTCTATGCCTGTTACCTTCATGCCGTTTTCTATGAAAACCTGCGCATTCCGGCCATAACCAATGCCAGGAATCAGGACGTTCTTCACGGATTGCTGCACAAAAAAATCCTTTGTTAATATCGCAGATCGGGCCGGTTCAAAACCCCACATCTCCCGCTTCTCCGCAAAGGCAGCTTCCCAAAATTCTTTCTTTCCGGTTCGCATCTTTTAAAAATTTGCAACAAAGTTACATTTTTAAAACACACCTTTTCAGCTGTTAGTCGTAGATTTTATTTTATTTAACCGATAGCTCATTTCATACCGAATACCTTCATTTGTGCTTTGTGTATATTGTGCGATGAGATGTATAGCATCAGGGGTGCCTATTTCATAGAGCAGCCAGCTAAACCACTTTGCAATGACATTATCATCTGAACAGGTATATTCCAGATAGTCGAAATGACTTTCCAGTGCTTGCTTTACAAATGGAATGGTAGTAGGACTTTTAATATCCTGCAGTAATTTCGCTATTGCCTGATGCTGATAATGCCCGGGAGTTATCAGCAATTCATTGAGTAAGGCGATAGCAGTATCGTCTATCCGGACCTCCCCCTCTTCTACTTCCTGCAATAGCCGCGAGTATTGTTCATTCATATCTTTATTTTGGCGTTCACTATTTCCCTGGAAAATTCGTCGTGCTATAAATGGCCCTTCTGCCTTATTTCGGGTTGCCTGTCTTACTCTCTTCCTTCACAATATAATCCAGCATTTGTGCTTCATCTCTAAAGCTTCTCTTTCCAAACTGCTGCGTATAACGTTTATTGATAAACTCCAGCAGTCTTTTTTTATTATAAAATATTTCCCGGTCATCCCCCACTCTTTTGCCGTTATGTAATACCACCACTGCACTGTAGTTTGATCTGGAGGTTTCCTGGAGGTTATTAGCGGCATCATAGGATGTGTATTCATTTTCTTCACTCCTGAAAAGAATACGCACTGGCTGCTGTTCTCTTATTATCTGCCACGTTTCTCCCCGATACCTGGTATACATCAACGAATCCCTGTTATCAGGGGATACAATCTTTGCCTGGATGACAGATCCTAAAGGAATATATTGTTTTGTACCATCCTGGTCTGTAAACCCAAATTCGAACTGATAATTGATACCTTTAAAACGGACGATGCCGGTTACAAGCTGGTTACGGAGCGTATCTATAACAGGCCGGCGCTGTTGGTCCCGTTTCTCATAAATAAAATCACCTTTTCCCTGCAACTTTCCTTTTTTCCCTCCAACCGGATAAAACGCGGCACAGGAACAAAGACATAACAACACCAACAACCACATATAGCTATATGTACTTTTGCAAATCATACAACAACTGAATTTTCCTTACTGATAAAATCACTGTTTCACCTTAACGTGGGTAGCAGCTCATTTCCCGCTTCCTTTATCTTCCCTTGCCATCAAATATAAAATTTTGGCTAACAAGTTAAAACCTGTTAACCAAAATTTTACATTTTATTCTACGACACAATTATTGTAATATATGCTGCTTCGCCCATTCCATGATATCCACCGTAGGTATCTGGTGTTTTACATTGAACGTTTCTTCTTTAGGCCAGGTTACGCCCGGGTTGGTAAACACCAGCCGATACCGTTTAAACGGATCTGCCGGATCTTTTTGCAGCTCGTTCTCCAGATGGTCGGTACTCCATAAGACCCTTTCAAATTTTGTCTGGAAAAGCTGCTCCATTTTATGCGCCATCTCTTCAAACGTTACCGTATCTCCGGCTACAAAAACAACCTGGTCCAGTATCTCCGGTTGGTGAAATAAGATCGCCACCGTCAATGCGCCAATATCTTCACAGGCCGTCAGCGTAAGGGAGTGCTGCCAATCGCGCAATGCACGCACTACTTTCCCGGACAGACTGATCACGCCAAAATCCTCCCGGAACAGAAAACTGGTAATCATGCCGGTGGAAACAATGATCCAGTGGGTCTTATTTTGTGCCCGCAACAACGCCCGCACATCCAACTGCTCGTCGAATACCGGCTGCGCGCTTCCCCGGCCGATCTTATCATAATCGACCCCAAATTGCCAGGGGACATATCTTTTTACCCCAGCTGCCAGCACAGCCTCCGTAATCTTAACCTGTATACCTGTGCCTATAGAAAACCCACTGCAACAAATAACGGTATCATACTTCCTGAAAACAGCCGCCAGGGCATGGATACTATCGTCCTTTAAATCTGCGGCCTCCAATACCACCTCCTTAAATTTAGGATCCTGGCTCACTTCATCCGTACCTAACCGCGAAGGCTGTACGAGTACCGCAATACCAAACGTGCCGGCATGACGTTGCCGGTAATCGTACAGGCTGTTCAACATGGCCAGCCCTACTTCTCCTGTTCCAATAATTAAAAATGATTGTTCCATTGCTTTACCTTTTATGTATGTTTTCACAAAGGTAAATCTGCACTGGCGGGCGATGATTACAAATAAACAGCGAATGATTGCAAAAAAACTACGCCTGCCTGTATTCCACTGGCGTACATCCGGCATGCTTCTTATAAAAGTTCTGGAAGTGGGCAGTTTCCTGAAACTTTAAGCACCAGGCAATTTCTTTAATACTGTAAGAGGTGTGGCGCAGCAAAACATTGGCTTCCTGTAAAATACGTTCATGCAAAAGTGACTGGGTGGTTTTGCCAGTTGTTTTCCTGAGTGTTTTATTCAGTTTATCAATGGTAACATGCAGCAGTTGCGCAAAACCGGCGGGTGTTTTATGTTCCAATGGACGGTCGGGGCTGATATTGAAAAAGATATGCTCCAGGTTAGTGAAGAAAAGCGTGGTCAGTTTTTCATCCTGCACATCGTTCTCTTTCTTTCGATGTCCTGCCATTTTTTGTACAAAATGAATGACATCAAAAATCCGGTTCCGGATCACCTCTTCTTTAAACTGATAAGCAGATTGGTGCTCCGTTTCCAATTCATGGAATATATGGCGCAAGTGCTCATATTCCTGATCGGTTAATGATTGTGTGTAGATACTGTTACCAGCAAAAACAGGCCAGTTGGCCACAGCAATTTTACCGGATCCCCTGAGAAAACTTTCACTAAACACACAATATTCCGCAGCAAAATGTTGGTCATGGGTAGTAAACCGACACCTGGTCATCGGATCAATAAAAACAATCGTATGGCCATTTACATGAATCTCTTCTTCATTCGCATGATACCGGGCTTCTCCCCTGAGTAAGGCAATCTTGTAGAATGGCTTACGCTGTAGCTGATCACACGCAGATAAATCATCTTTAAGCTGCTGCCACGAAAAGGTATCAAAATATCCCTGAAAACTATTTTCTGCTACCGGTTTTTTCTCCAGGTATTGCTGATAGAAAATATGTACATCCTCACGTTGCTTCATGACGGAATAAGTTAGCAGACAAAATTAGTGATTAATTCCGTTGGTTTCCACTTTCGTGCGAGCTGCCTTTTCTCTTACGATTTTATCGGCCCCTGTCCTTGCAGCATAGTAATTAACTTTATATATTCACGAAAAATATAGCCACCATATGAAAAACACCAAAAAGAAACTGTCACCAGAACAGGGTCAGGCACTGCTCAACGTGTTAAAGACCCGCTTTGAGAAAAACACACAACGACATAAAGGACTTAGCTGGGATCCGGTACAAGCGAGACTGGAAGCCAATCCTGCCAAACTATGGTCGCTCGATGAAATGGAATTAACCGGTGGAGAGCCGGATGTGGTGGGTTACGATAAAAGTACGGGTGAATATATTTTTTATGATTGTGCAACTGAAAGCCCCAAGGGCCGGAGAAGTGTTTGTTATGATCATGAAGCGCTGGCATCCAGGAAGGAGCACAAACCAGAAAACAGCGCCGTGGAAATGGCGGCCGACATGGGCGTTGAACTTTTAAGCGAAGCGCAATACCGGGAATTACAGCAATTGGGCAATTTCGATCTGAAAACGTCGAGCTGGATCATCACACCGCCTGCCATCAGGAAACTTGGCGGCGCCCTCTTTTCAGACCGGCGCTATGATCATGTTTTTGTGTATCACAACGGCGCAGAATCATATTATGCAGCCAGGGGATTCCGTTGCTGGATAAAGATCTAACCAACTACGGCCCTCATTTCTCCCTGTTCTCCTATTCACCATCACATACCGGAAGGCACCCCATGCCTTCCTTTTTTATATGAGTACTCCTCTGGAGAAACCCGCTATAGTCCTATGTTTTTTATCTAAAACATTCCGTTCGTCAGTCCTTTATTACATTATTTAATGTTCCCATGCTGGTTAGCGTCCCTATAAATTTATCAACCCTCAAACTATTTTTATTGTTTTTCAATAAATATTTATTATTTTTACCTCACCTTTAAAATAATGTAGCTATGGAAATTAAAATTACCATCAAGCAGACCTTAACGATACTGCTGGTCCTTTCCTGGATCATATTTATAGGTCTGTGCATAGAAGCCGGTGGCTTTATTGCGAATGCCATCTTTGCCATCGCCAGGCCGAGTGCTGTTCCCTATCTTTGGCGGCAAATAGACTTATCAGCCCTTTTTAAATACGACCAGGGGCATTTTTTTGTAGTCACCTTACTACTCGGCATTGTGGCGATACTGAAAGCCTGGTTGTTTTTCCTGATCATAAAAATCCTGCACCGTAAGGACCTGGATATGTCTCAGCCCTTCAACAAACAAGTCAGGCGTTTTATTTTTCATTTATCCTATGTGGCGTTAATGATTGCTATTTTCTCCGGGTACGGCGTCAGCTATACCGAAGGACTGGTGAAACAGGGCGTACCGATGCCCGACACCCAACATTTACAAATAGGCGGCGCGGATGTATGGCTGTTTATGGCGATCGTACTTTTTATCATCGCCCAGATGTTTAAGAGAGGAATTGAAATACAATCAGAAAACGAATTAACGATTTAAAACATGCCGATTATCGTAAATCTTGATGTCATGATGGCAAAGCGGAAAATGTCACTGAATGAGCTTTCAGAGAAAGTAGGTTTAACATTATCCAACCTTTCCATCCTTAAAACAGGGAAGGCAAAAGCCATACGTTTCAGTACACTCGAGGCTATTTGTAAAGTACTGGATTGTCAGCCTGCCGACATACTGGAATATAAGGAACAATAAGCTGCTACCCGGCCGGGAGCGCGGCATACATCATACCGCATGCGTATTTTACGCTATTAAAGCATCGTCGGGTTACGACAAAAAATATATATTTGAATCATGCGGAAGAGCTGTTAAATGACGACAATGAAAAACAACATACGAGATAATTACACGTTGCGCCGGCTACTGCCAGCCCAATGGGAGGCATATAAATCAATAAGACTGGAAGCATTACAAACCAATCCTGATATGTTTGGCAGCAACTATAAAAAGGAAGCTACCTATACACCAGATGAATGGATCTCTTTTCTGCAAAATGACAGGCGTGCCCAGTTTGCCCTATACTACAACGAATCATTAGTCGGCCTGACAGGAGTAACCTTGGATAAAGCAGCTGCAACAAACGCCGTTTTGTTTGCCTCTTTTATTCAGCCGGCACACCGGGGCAACGGACTGTCCACCTTGTTTTATGAAGCCCGTATTGACTGGGCACGCAGCCAAAACTGCAAGACTATTACGGTCTCTCATCGAGTTGGGAACGATGTATCCAAAGCCGCCAATCAGCGATTTGGGTTTGTATATGCCCATGCGAAGGAAGTGATGTGGCCGGATGGTGTAAGTGCAGATGAACTGGTGTATGTTTTGGAGTTGTAGAGATGAGGAGGCTTCAATTCAATCTTCGCTATTATCTAATTACTAAGAGGACATAAACATCTTCTTATACAAAAGTGCCTCTCATTCTTAAATAAGAGACACTTTTTTTTATATAAACGATGCTAAGTTTAAAACAGTACTACTCCTTACTGCAAGCAACATAAAGGCCTTTTATAAGGACAACTGGAATTGTCTGCTTACCATCCCTGAACTGAACTACACAGATTACTGCTTCAGGTGCGGGCCTGCAATGAATTTGTTTAAAAATTTCCAATTGCGCCATTGTAGGATTAACAGGTAAACAAATAGCGGGTACAGTCTTTCCTCTAACCGTCCTGTAAGTTATATTTGATCTTCTATTTTCGGCAGCATGTGAGAGTGTTGTAAATCCTATAATAGCAGCAACAGCTGCTAATGTAAATTTTAGCTTTGTCATAGCAACAGGAGTCTTTTTTATTTAAAAGACAATAAATTTTGGATGATAAGAATAATGAAGTACATCTACGTTGTCTACTCATATTAGCTTATAGTAAACAGACACTATTCTTCTTTTTCTACAACTGATTGTTATTACGCCATACTATTTTCTATACGTATCAATATCTTTTATTAAAACGATAGCATAAGTAATAAGTTAATGCCCGCATATCATATGCGTATGATAACATCATTTACATGGAATGTAGTGGCCTTTTATAATGATATCTGGCATCTTCCGACCATCTCTATATTCAACTATACAGATATCCGTATTATCAGGCATACAATGTATCTGTTTAAAAACTTCTAATTGCGACTTCGTTGGATTAACAGGCAAACAGGATCCTGGTATAGGAGTTCCGTTAACTGTTCTGTAGGTAATATTTGACCATTTACTTCCAGCGGCCAGGGAGAGTGTTGTAAGCCCCATAATAGCAGCAACAGCCGCTAAGGTAAATTTTAGCTTTGTCATGGTAAGGGAAGTCTTTATTGTTTAATAAGGCAATAATTTTTGAATAGTGAAGTAGGCCTGTGTTGTCTACCTGCTGCAGCTTACTGTAAACAACTACTGCTATCCTTTTTCCTGTAATTGATTGGTACTATGCCATACTATTTTCTATACGCATCAACACCTTTTATTCAACAATTGGATAGTACATCCATTGGTGCCGGCATATTGTTGAGCAAAAGGACCACGATATCATGGAATTTTTTCGCATACTATACAAAGTTAACAACATGTCATGAAAAGCAGTATCAGTAAGACATAACGCCTCTTACAAAAGATATGAATACGCTTCTTCCAAACAACGAATACGAATACAGATATAGGAAAGACATGGTAATCATTTGTGATCCGTAAAAACCGCTTACAACCTAAACATAATATTATAGATTACCTGTTATCGTAGCTTTCATAACAATATGATGTAAAGCATGCTGATTTCCACATCATCCTGGTAACAAAAAAATTACTATTGCACGCCCTTATACCAGTCGCTCTCCCTCGGATAATATAGTTTTAAAAGATTACCCAAACATAAAAAGCCTTCAAATCTTTCGATTTGAAGGCTTGGCGGTTATCCGATGCACTCAGCAGATTTACTGGTAAAAACTATTAATGATATCTTTAAAAAGATTACGGGTAGGCCTTTCCGTTGATGGGATCTCTGCATCATCAAACCAGGAATTGTCTGCTTCCGGATGCGGACCAGTTAAAATAACCAATCCTTTTCCATAAGCATACCGTGCAATGGCCAGATCGCCATTTTCATATGTCGCAATTTTTAGAAATTGATGATCATTACTTTTAGGAAACAGGTAGGGTCCATCCTGATAAAAGATATATTCTTCATGGCCTTGCCAATCTACCACCACCGATGCATCTTC
Coding sequences within:
- a CDS encoding class I SAM-dependent methyltransferase, which encodes MRTGKKEFWEAAFAEKREMWGFEPARSAILTKDFFVQQSVKNVLIPGIGYGRNAQVFIENGMKVTGIEIAETAIEIARKHYGTGMQIYHGSVADMPFDNNQYEGIFCYALIHLLGTEERQQLIQACYNQLAPGGDMVFTVISKEASTYGQGKWVSKDRYEIFDGVNMYFYDLASINTEFGNAGLFEITAVTENYPFFLIKCIKDNNHALV
- a CDS encoding HEAT repeat domain-containing protein; amino-acid sequence: MNEQYSRLLQEVEEGEVRIDDTAIALLNELLITPGHYQHQAIAKLLQDIKSPTTIPFVKQALESHFDYLEYTCSDDNVIAKWFSWLLYEIGTPDAIHLIAQYTQSTNEGIRYEMSYRLNKIKSTTNS
- a CDS encoding aromatic alcohol reductase produces the protein MEQSFLIIGTGEVGLAMLNSLYDYRQRHAGTFGIAVLVQPSRLGTDEVSQDPKFKEVVLEAADLKDDSIHALAAVFRKYDTVICCSGFSIGTGIQVKITEAVLAAGVKRYVPWQFGVDYDKIGRGSAQPVFDEQLDVRALLRAQNKTHWIIVSTGMITSFLFREDFGVISLSGKVVRALRDWQHSLTLTACEDIGALTVAILFHQPEILDQVVFVAGDTVTFEEMAHKMEQLFQTKFERVLWSTDHLENELQKDPADPFKRYRLVFTNPGVTWPKEETFNVKHQIPTVDIMEWAKQHILQ
- a CDS encoding helix-turn-helix domain-containing protein, which produces MKQREDVHIFYQQYLEKKPVAENSFQGYFDTFSWQQLKDDLSACDQLQRKPFYKIALLRGEARYHANEEEIHVNGHTIVFIDPMTRCRFTTHDQHFAAEYCVFSESFLRGSGKIAVANWPVFAGNSIYTQSLTDQEYEHLRHIFHELETEHQSAYQFKEEVIRNRIFDVIHFVQKMAGHRKKENDVQDEKLTTLFFTNLEHIFFNISPDRPLEHKTPAGFAQLLHVTIDKLNKTLRKTTGKTTQSLLHERILQEANVLLRHTSYSIKEIAWCLKFQETAHFQNFYKKHAGCTPVEYRQA
- a CDS encoding DUF4256 domain-containing protein; protein product: MKNTKKKLSPEQGQALLNVLKTRFEKNTQRHKGLSWDPVQARLEANPAKLWSLDEMELTGGEPDVVGYDKSTGEYIFYDCATESPKGRRSVCYDHEALASRKEHKPENSAVEMAADMGVELLSEAQYRELQQLGNFDLKTSSWIITPPAIRKLGGALFSDRRYDHVFVYHNGAESYYAARGFRCWIKI
- a CDS encoding DUF2975 domain-containing protein, with product MEIKITIKQTLTILLVLSWIIFIGLCIEAGGFIANAIFAIARPSAVPYLWRQIDLSALFKYDQGHFFVVTLLLGIVAILKAWLFFLIIKILHRKDLDMSQPFNKQVRRFIFHLSYVALMIAIFSGYGVSYTEGLVKQGVPMPDTQHLQIGGADVWLFMAIVLFIIAQMFKRGIEIQSENELTI
- a CDS encoding helix-turn-helix domain-containing protein → MMAKRKMSLNELSEKVGLTLSNLSILKTGKAKAIRFSTLEAICKVLDCQPADILEYKEQ
- a CDS encoding GNAT family N-acetyltransferase, with the protein product MKNNIRDNYTLRRLLPAQWEAYKSIRLEALQTNPDMFGSNYKKEATYTPDEWISFLQNDRRAQFALYYNESLVGLTGVTLDKAAATNAVLFASFIQPAHRGNGLSTLFYEARIDWARSQNCKTITVSHRVGNDVSKAANQRFGFVYAHAKEVMWPDGVSADELVYVLEL